In Silene latifolia isolate original U9 population chromosome 6, ASM4854445v1, whole genome shotgun sequence, the genomic window TTGACCTTCTCCTCCacagccttctccttagcttcgagcttgtcgtcaaacagctcgtcgaatttgctccacggaaaggaaccttcaagagggaaaagctcctcaATTGTTTCCCGCGGCGGTTGCCGGTCGGATCCGGGTCGGAGCACATGTCgggagcattttggtttggagcatctcaatgtcgtcctccttttgcttgatgatggcctccttgctccgaatcaccttcccctggatccGAAACCGTCCccgaattcattcctctgctggaaatagaggtcggcgtgcctctgaacgaGGTCACACTTCGCCAGCAGCTTTtcaacttcggccgcagcagtctcggccttggctctctcagcaaggacctccttttcagcgtcctccctgagttttctctcagccaagagcgcctccTCGGCCtcccccctaagcctctgctcattgagaagatccagcttcgccttcgcggccaccttcctagtggcattaagctcaaaagcggattgagccacggccttctcctgctccatgatacgagcaccggtcagctcgttccacctcgccagtctCTTGATCAACCTCGCGCTCTCCGCTACAAGGAGAGAGGGGAAGCCTTACGGGATGAAGAGCCGGTGGCGACGTTTCGATCAACGACTGCGgtcgggaaagggaaaccttacgggatgaagagtcaatggcGACGTTCGATCACCGACCTGCGGGGTTCTCCTCCACTGGCTGCTCAACAAGAGCGGCGGCCgacagcggctgatctacaaaatttaaagtaagCGTCAGTATCAACATACATAGACATGCCGGAGAGCCTGTCACCGGcagcgcctaatgaaccggctaagtctgagccacaggatagatcaataccgtgcttggccttcttggccgaagggagcatttcctcgtcagcagcagaagcaacggcagcggaaaaggctgtctgctttcttttacggacaaggggagacccctcctcctcatcggagtcatccccattggagatgtaaacgatctccaccgtctccttctgaacaggggggatggaaggcggagccgatgtcgacgccatcaccgccgaaggttttgtttttcgcgtatggcgcggcatgttactaacaaccttcgcctgggcctccaccgcattcaagcttttcagccgctggtccataagatcattcggcgacgtcctacggtcatgggtcagagccttgggatgcaagttagcaacggttttgtctttgtgcagccccattctccggaggatatcctcagacaaatCCGGTCCAAAGTAGTCTGCGAAAGAAATAAAAGCAagaattaagtagaagaaataaatcgaagtccgaaaaacaggaacattaagagcggtgatgggcctcataccgaccccactcactctgtgctagggccggtatgaggccgacatggcagagcggctcatcctgaagaatgatatgcgttgggggaatccattttttcggcaccccacccttgtccgcctcaaaaagcctcatcgccagcttctcatcctctttaagaaggaccttgctggcatccatcttgagcttcttccggctgacccatctgtcatgctccgccttagtctcacaccgcaaattcacttggtgctgaaaggagaggggcagcggatagtcatccggcaccttaacatacacccaccaatctctccagtctttgcaagaagtaagtttgtcaacagagacataacctttctccgtgtgcacactgtaccaaccgacgcggccagagattgtGGTGGAGATAATGATGCCGTgagaataaattcaccgtcggggcctcccccttgaagagacaaagccacacaaagccgactatcgtcctcatggccaacggatgcagttgggccacagcgacgttcatagctttaatgatggccatgacgtactcattcagcggaaaccggagcccgtactccaagtgtcgcatgtatacgccggtatggcccggcggagggcaacagacggcctgaccctcctcagggataacaatcttgtaccCCCTGCCAAaaaagaaatggccctcgaaaaatgtctcacCAGAACAACTagccaacttatgggtccaagctcgGTCAACGAGTACCTTACagacgtcaccgtgatccataacgtactgcctcccctctttGGGACGAACctcttcagcatcatcaccaaaatcgtctgcgtcatcatcgacatcagagtcatcctcccattcctccaaaattcgaggatcgacttcaggagaaggagacctagggcccccaggccttatcaggagggcgtccaacttctcctcctcatcaaggcgcgacggggaaccccccggcgtcgGTTTGCTaggcccggcatcagcagaagacatgtttacaataatAACTTACAGAGTTAAGaaaattggaaagtttgtttgtttaccttgaagaaaaacacccgccggagtaacaactctgaaaattagaagacaatgaaacccttgaaagtttagagaggaaaattttggagaatgaaattggtggccaatttcacgggataactgccctatttatagggaaaagcccatgaagaaggaccaatcgagagaacttgacccatgaagcgtcaaccaatcagcgtgcggacacgtgtcggacatgcaaccacgggatgtcaatcgttgcaacaaatcgaacgtcaatcaatgcaacggtGACCAAGCGTtttcaacacgcccattcgtatctctccgcctattcaccttcctcaacaaattcccaagcatctgttctccgccggccacatgatcaaccaagctaagtagcgccggacgggggcaatcaaaaacaaccggctctCTCTCAACCCGGTCTCGGccggcgtcactttcttttccacatcggatgccctttacgcatccatgcggagggggatatggtacggcctaagaaaagaccaggccgaggtaaaagaagccgccgcagaagaagccgtcTGAGAAAATTTTTTACAAAATACTTGCgcgagaatatacgctcaaacgtacatcggagcccataccacggcatagactacgctgggggcaaattgatggggcatatctcgcaccgccgaccaagtcaacatattgagcaaggtcaaagatatccacaaacaagtcaacgacttatgcGGCCCTAGCCGTCAGCCCATCGGCGACTGTCGGCctggtctcggcatgacaactGCCGGTAcggggacacatacccgcgtactcacatccaagacccctcggcggtgagtcaacagggcccgccggcctgccataggtccctcggccgaggggtagatcagtctttccacctgctagccacttggccacttggccactacgtgacaaaaggtgaaaagctataaatactcctcaaccttcattgaggaaaggatccacaacttaacctaagaaacactattcatctggtataatcttccctctctctctacaatatacatttagccaaaGAACAACTGATcccctaagttactgacttgagcgtcggagtgagtacgcttggcacaaagccaagccctcagttcgttcattgttgcaggagaggccgagaggaacgataaagacaagaagtATTCaaccaaagacatcattctacaagcaacgggtggtaacgaatatctgctctggaattacacccggaacaatacgGAGTATAGTAGTATAGTCAAGAATACtataatcatatatctatataaaacaaacaaaagtataatacaaagtatattttttatttatttcttaaaaattatgaaaaatatatatataagacgTGTCGTATCCGTATCTATAAAATAGTCAAGATACTCCTTTAACCGTATTCCCGTATCTATTAAAATTCAAAATGACGTGTCGGATACTCCGATACGTATCGGATACGATACTTCGTATCCGTGTCCGAGTAACATAGctttaaacaactagaataaaTACCAACAAACTCAAAATATTCAATTCTTAAATCACAATATTTTCTAACAACATATGTGATATACCTTAACTCACAACGCATTGGAATAACTAAAAATAGAGACAAGTTAAGTCGTTCGAGAACTTTGAGCGAATAAGCATTAGATTCAGAGTGTGCAACTACTTTTTTAGGGGCCGTTTGGTTCAAACATTAGGAATGGAATGGAGTGGATTCTAACTCCATATgggtatggagttagaaccccatacctcTTAATGCTTGTTTGGTTCACGTTTGGAATGGATTCGgatccttttgtttttttttttttttattataaataatacCTACAATATTATTTATAATTTCAAGTAACTAATTCAAGATACTTACAAAAATAAAACTTCAAAATAAGCGATAAAAAATCAATACGACTAAATTAAAAATATTCTTGAattattaaaaacaaaaaaattgcaATATAATCATCTATCACTCTGATGATTACAATAAATCATACTTTTTATGATGATCATCTGTAATGATCAATGCTGCAAATACTCAAAACACTAATCGCCGTACAAAGCATGTATGATCATCATCAATGATGATTATATTGCTAATCATTTTGTTATGATGGGATAACATTGCAATTAGTCACACTAATCGCACTTtcgtattgaaaaaaaaagagaataaaaAAAGGTAGAAAAGTATTGACAATGAAAAACAcgagaaaaaaaatgaagaataGAAGATGGCAGAGAAAGACTTCGTAAAATGTAatgttgtatttctttttattttttgttttctatTATTCTAGGGTTTGTATATGGGGGGAATGGATTTAGAATCATGAGGTGAAactaaggtatgagattctagGGGGTTGGGGTGGAATTAGAACCCCTTGggtttctaactccattccaaaagggGCCAACCAAACATTAAAATGGATGAAATCCATTCTAATCCATTCCAaatgctccaaccaaacacccccttaaatGATTCACAGGCGGCATAAGCAACGGACATAAATATTCTGATACCACAACCAATACATTATGCGATTTCAACATAAAGGAGCTCATTTTCAAAACATTGTTAGCTTTCGTATCATCGTTTACTATAAATCTACTATAAACTTTGACGCAACATTATTACAACTAAGATGAGCGACTCGATATGCAATTCTTCCACCGATTCTTTGCTCACTCTTCGGAAAGTTCTTCTGTTTTCTTTAGTACTAGAGAAACTTATATGACGAATATGCTTAATTTTTTACATGTATATGCATCTTATGTCCCATATTAGCAAATTTActttttaatcatttatttataagacaattaattatcaaattaatactcatctacAATAGGTGGGTAGCATTACAATTCAAAGATATTTGATCATTTACTATGACTTTCTTAGACAAATTAAAGTCTAGCCACCTGTCAAGGGTGGActagtttttttcttttttcttttaaaGCCAAATCGAAAACTTGCtccatagttttttttttttttttttttttttttttttttttttgacagcggtAAAGAAAGAGTTTTACATTCTAGTGGTACGGTTCACTAAACCGTACCTATAAGCTACAACATAAAACAATAGAGAACTATTACGAACATAAGCTAAAACATGGTAAGAATTGCATCGGTTAACATCGTGTTGATGGCGTAAGACGTAAGTCTGAACACGCACTTCAATATCTACCATATTCTCAAAAGGATGAGCAGCGCTGGCCAAAGGAAAACACCCATGCTTGGCTTTGAACTAGTACGAACATAAGCTAAAACATGGTAAGAATTGCATCGGTTAACATCGTGTTGATGGCGTAAGACGTAAGTCTGAACACGCACTTCAAAAACAATATTTACCACATTCTCAAAAGGATGAGCAGCGCTGGCCAAAGGAAAACACCCATGCTTGTTTGTCTTGATCGATGGAGCTTCGGAaaaatacctgcaacaagacccAAAAAagggtctcggagattcatctccttggcttTGAAAATCTTCCTCGTAAAACCAACGAGCCTCCACAACCTCATTTTTACTCGTCTTAAACGATACAACTTCagagaaatacctgcaacaagacctAAAAAAGCGTCTCGGAGATTCATTCTCCTCGACTGTGATACACATCATCTGGAAACCAACGAGCCCCTTGACCCAACGAAAGAGaacaaagtgcacttacgcccCAGGGGACGTAGAAAGAAAAGGCGGAAAACAGACCACAAAAATCTGTCTCCAAAGGAGAGCAAACTCCTACACTTTGGACCACACCCCTCGTTGACCAAAAACTCGTAGCTAAGAAATTCGAGTAAAAGAGTAGATAACAAAGGGAGAAACCACTTGAACATCCCCCTAACCAAAACCAACTCAGAGGACCGAAATGAGTTGGGCTCAACACAGACCCGATGCAAAATACCATTCATCCTAATTAACCCGGTGGTAAAGGGACAGGACACCCCAGACCAAGAGCTTATTATTTGaaaaagcaaaaaacacactaaGACGAAAAAACACGTTAGTCAAAGGAGACACCACTGCAACCGACCCAGCCAACAACACATCCAAAGGACCGAAACTCCACCCTACCAAGCAAGCCTCCACCGACTGACACCCACAGCTTTACTCCAAAAACGAATCCCACAGGCCATCAGAGAACAATCCGACAGACCCAACAAAACACGAACCACGAAAAAGAAGCTGAGACTCCAAATTCCACAACGAAACCCCAGGACCATCGGCTACATACTACAAAACCAATCCAGCCAACAACAAAAACCGACAACCCGAACCAGGATAAGGGACGAACAGTGGGGAAAGGGGCGAGGGGAAGGGGGAAACACCAAGAACGTCCCAAGACCACCACCACAGACCAAGAGAACACCAAAACGACGACCAGACCACGAAAAAACCACACCAATCGTGACAGACCAAACCCGACCCATAGGAAAACGGGAACACACAAGGACAGTGAAAAGGGCGAAACCTTGATTGGCCAGCATGTCCTTCGATGACAGGACAGGACAACGGAGGAACGGAACGACCTCAGCGCAACCACACCAAAAAACCGGTCTACCGGACGAACAAGACGGACACACAAACCGACACCATAAGGAGGAGTAAAAGCAAGCTCAGATCGGAACTCAGTGGAGGTGTATCGCCGGAAATAGGTTCAAGGAGGAACCCATTTCCAGCGATAGAGAAGTGGGAGCACGGGAGGATGTGTGTGGTTGGGGGTGGCGGCGGCTCAATCAAAAAATtagtgtttttgttgttttggttTTAGAGAGGGAAGAGAGGTGTTTACGGCTCCCTTGCTCCATAGTTTATGTAGAGAATAACCACCAAAACGGAGTAGTTACACGCTGAAATTAGAGTTTTGCGTATGATGCTCTTAGTTTAGGCAAGCGTGAGTTACTTTCGTATTGATCTAAAACAAAAAACTGTCTATCACAGATGGTGCCAATGGCGGGTTATTCTAGCTTCAGTGCATGACAATTCATGGACCTCCAAAACAGGGACGGACTCATGTAATAAATTTAATTAGAGAACTTAATTTTGCTACACCGAAAATTGTTTTTCATTGTTCCAAATAAAACTCGGTTATCAAACACTCCTTGATCCCAAACTTAGTAAATGGAACTCGGTAAAATAAAGACCTACAAATAGAATTTCTTCATTGTGGGTTTTTTTAACATAAATGGACTATAATATTTCTGTGTTACTAAAAAGTCAATTGCTCATAATATTATGGAACTCGGTACAAATAGAATTTCTTCATTGTGGGTTTTTTTTAACATAAATGGACTATAATATTTCTGTGTTACTAAAAAGTCAATTGCTCATAATATTATGGAACTCGGTAAAATAAATGGACTATAATATTTCTGTGTTACTAAAAACTGTGCAAAGAAGATTACTGCTTTGGAACCACCTGCTCCAAACTTTGATGACTTTCTCTACTGGAAATATACGGAGGATGGATCTTATTCGGCTAGATCAGGCTACTTTTTCCTTTGGTCATAGTCTTCAGCTGCCCGATGTATCCGCTCTTTTGTCCATAATTTTCCTTGGAAGCATGTGTGGCGGAAAGAGATATCACCTAAGCTCTCGCTTATGTTATGGCGAATTGCTCATAATATTATGCCTACAAAGGATAATTTGGTATCAAAACATGTACCAGCCGACTCCGTATGTCAACTATGTCTGGCATCCCCTGAAACAGAAGAACACTTATTTAGGTCCTGTGCAATTGTCCAGCATGTATGGAAGGCATCCGCTCTTGGGCTTAACGCCTTAGCTAACCCATCCATTTCATTTGTTACTTGGATTGCAGATTTTGTGAAATATCTTCATCGGCAATCTTTGGAGTCTAATCAAAAGTGGCTGGGAGTTTACTTTTGCTGTGTTCTTCAGGCCATCTGGACTACTCGGAACTCAGTGATCTTTCGGAATGCTATGGTCGAACCTGCATTTACTTGTCGACTTATTGAAGATCTACTGCAATCGCACATTCAAATATCTGAGGTACGTTCTACACATTTGAACTCCTCCAACGGATTAGTTCCGCCCTCTGTTGGTCTGAATCAATCAGGACTCCAACGGGATACGGTTTCAGTCTATGTTTCGACTCGACATGTCCCAAAAACCAATTGTTTCACCTGCTCATTATATAGTTCCGATTTGAACTGCTCCAAATCAAGTGTTGTACGTGCATCTTCATCGTTTGACGCTTCCACTAGAGCCCTTTTATGGGCTATGCGCCAAGCTCATTCTGTGGGGCTGTGTTCTGTTTGCTTTCGGGTAACTTGTTGTAAACTATCTGCAGTTCTGGCAACCTCTTTGCCAGTCCCAATTAGTGTGCGGAATTCCTTCCGAGAAATCCGTGCTTTGTTTGTAATCTATCCTTACTAGTCTGTAAGCCTGACAACAGGATATGTATGTGTAATAGTGGCTTTCTTTAATACAACAGGTTtattattgtcaaaaaaaaaaaaagtcaattgCAAAGTATTAAGATGGGAACATTATGGTGGCAAGACCAATTAATAGGCTAGATCGCCTGCAGAAATCGCCAGCAATTTTTAGTTTTCAATTATTTTTCTTGTTacctttttttgtttaaaaaaaactTACGATTTTAATTTATATCACAAATATCATTACCGGCTACAACGGCAAACTCCATCGGCAAATCAGACGTCCAGAAACGCTTACCAATATACCATGGTCTGGCATGCGCTAACGTATGTGCTAACTTATTTAGTTTCCTACTAATATCTTTAAAAACTACAAAATCGAAAGATAAACAAAGCCTTCTTATCTCGTTATAGATCACAAATAATTCACTTCTTCCGCATCTATTCTTCATCAAAGCTTCAACGACCCCAAGGCAATCGCTCCCGATGATAACTTTCCTCGACCCCATCCTCCTAGCTTCCTTTAACCCCAGCAATAGCGCCTCAGCTTCCGCCATAGCCACCTCTCTACACGTATCACGCTGTATCACCACTGCCCATTTTACCACACCTTCTGAATTTCGACTTACCGCACCCAATCCCACACTTACACTCTCCATTATCCCCGCATCCGTATTCACCTTCGACACTCATTGTCCCGGGTTTCCCCAGCTACTCTCCCGTTCCCCCTTATCCTTGCTTGGCTCCACCTTATCTTGCTTATAATCTTACCCATGTCCCATCTCTCGTCTTCAAACACCAACTTATTACGCTTCTCCCATAATACCCAACACGACGTTAGAAACACCACTCTCTACTTCTCCACCAACACCCTCATCG contains:
- the LOC141587547 gene encoding uncharacterized protein LOC141587547 — protein: MESVSVGLGAVSRNSEGVVKWAVVIQRDTCREVAMAEAEALLLGLKEARRMGSRKVIIGSDCLGVVEALMKNRCGRSELFVIYNEIRRLCLSFDFVVFKDISRKLNKLAHTLAHARPWYIGKRFWTSDLPMEFAVVAGDLAY